The proteins below are encoded in one region of Reichenbachiella sp. 5M10:
- a CDS encoding glutamate synthase subunit beta — translation MGQVDGFLTYDRHALQYEEVDERTKHYKEFVKPVSEQETNEQAARCMDCGIPFCHSGCPLGNKIPDFNDAVYRKDFKEAWGILKSTNNFPEFTGRICPAPCEGSCVLGINKDPVSIEHIEKTIAEEAFANGWETPHEIMVKSGKSVAVIGSGPAGLAAAEQLCKQGHDVTVFERDTQPGGLLRFGIPDFKLDKKVVERRVDLMKASGVKFECGVEIGKDIDAQEIEEKFDAITITTGSTVARDLPIPGRELEGIHLAMKFLKNSNKVVSGEDAKIVDEMNAKDAHVIVIGGGDTGSDCVGTSIRQGAQTVTQIELLDKPSESREATNPWPEWPLVLRTSTSQKEGAERNWSILTKEFIGNEQGQVTGLKVVDVEWTDKSKFQFNEVAGSERILPCDRAYLAIGFMHPQKEGLLEQLGIETNERGNIKDEMYRTNKENIFAAGDCRRGQSLVVWAISEGRKAAYSVNKYLTA, via the coding sequence ATGGGACAAGTAGACGGATTTTTGACATACGACCGACACGCATTGCAATACGAAGAGGTCGACGAGAGAACGAAGCATTACAAGGAGTTTGTGAAGCCTGTCTCTGAGCAAGAGACCAACGAGCAAGCGGCCCGTTGTATGGATTGTGGCATTCCTTTTTGCCATAGCGGTTGTCCTTTAGGTAATAAAATTCCTGATTTCAACGATGCGGTGTACCGCAAGGACTTCAAGGAAGCTTGGGGGATTTTGAAAAGCACCAACAACTTTCCAGAGTTTACAGGACGTATCTGTCCCGCTCCATGTGAGGGGTCATGTGTCCTTGGGATCAACAAAGACCCTGTTAGTATCGAGCACATCGAGAAGACTATCGCAGAGGAGGCTTTCGCCAATGGCTGGGAAACACCACATGAGATTATGGTCAAGTCAGGAAAGTCTGTGGCCGTGATTGGTTCAGGACCTGCTGGATTGGCTGCTGCCGAGCAGTTGTGCAAGCAAGGCCATGACGTGACAGTGTTCGAGCGTGATACACAGCCTGGTGGATTGTTGAGGTTTGGTATTCCGGATTTCAAATTGGACAAGAAAGTAGTCGAGAGACGTGTTGACCTGATGAAAGCCTCTGGTGTGAAGTTCGAGTGTGGTGTGGAGATTGGCAAAGACATAGATGCCCAAGAGATCGAGGAGAAATTTGACGCAATCACGATCACGACGGGTAGTACGGTAGCGAGAGATCTACCGATACCTGGGAGAGAGCTAGAGGGAATTCATCTGGCGATGAAGTTCTTGAAGAACTCCAATAAAGTGGTGTCTGGTGAGGACGCGAAGATCGTAGACGAGATGAATGCCAAAGATGCACACGTCATCGTGATCGGTGGCGGTGATACGGGCTCTGATTGTGTGGGTACGTCCATCAGACAAGGTGCACAAACAGTGACACAAATTGAGCTACTTGATAAGCCCTCCGAGAGCAGAGAAGCGACCAATCCTTGGCCAGAGTGGCCTTTGGTACTCAGAACATCGACTTCTCAGAAGGAAGGTGCGGAGCGAAACTGGTCTATCCTCACCAAGGAGTTTATCGGAAACGAGCAAGGACAGGTCACAGGACTCAAAGTCGTAGACGTAGAGTGGACGGACAAGTCTAAGTTCCAGTTCAATGAAGTGGCTGGCTCGGAGCGTATCCTACCATGTGATAGAGCATATCTAGCGATCGGGTTTATGCACCCGCAGAAAGAGGGCTTGCTGGAGCAACTCGGTATCGAGACCAATGAGCGAGGCAATATCAAAGACGAAATGTACCGAACGAATAAGGAAAATATCTTTGCAGCAGGAGACTGTCGTAGAGGGCAATCGCTTGTCGTATGGGCGATCAGCGAAGGCCGAAAGGCTGCCTATTCGGTCAACAAATATTTGACTGCTTGA
- a CDS encoding TerB family tellurite resistance protein — protein sequence MIKKQITALVNLAKSDDNIDDRELKLIFRIGRAHQLEHQEIQEIIDHPSKLEGVAELSPDEKFEFLYSIIQLMKIDDEIINEEVEYCNMIADKLGYSYGAIMEMYPQVHKNLVIKEEKMALKKKISAFLK from the coding sequence ATGATCAAAAAACAAATCACCGCATTGGTCAACCTCGCCAAGAGTGATGACAATATCGATGACCGAGAGCTCAAACTGATCTTTAGGATAGGGCGCGCACACCAATTGGAACACCAAGAGATACAAGAGATCATCGACCACCCTAGCAAACTCGAAGGGGTGGCGGAGCTCAGTCCGGACGAAAAATTCGAATTTCTCTACAGCATCATCCAGCTCATGAAAATCGATGATGAAATCATCAATGAAGAAGTAGAATATTGCAACATGATCGCCGACAAACTCGGCTATAGCTATGGGGCCATTATGGAAATGTACCCCCAAGTACATAAAAACTTAGTCATCAAAGAAGAAAAAATGGCCCTAAAAAAGAAAATTTCCGCATTTCTCAAATAA
- the gltB gene encoding glutamate synthase large subunit — translation MKQNIKNTGLYSPEFERDSCGIGFIAQIKNKPSHKIVSDGLIMLEKMEHRGGVAADGETGDGAGIMTQVPYDYFGAIAQEENIVLPKKERYGVGVLFVPKNHEEEQGHLDIVSQAIEELGFENLWLRKVPVNDKKLGRIAKQSEPTIYHVFVKKGKLKGLDLNRALYVLRKSIEHKVREVYPVSDFYIPSLSSTTIIFKGELRTWQIPEFYVDLRDERYTSAIALVHSRFSTNTFPEWRLAQPFRFLAHNGEINTIKGNINKMTAKEALFTCTNFTEEEIAVLSPICNGRFSDSANLDAMLELMVMGGTNIQHAMAMLVPEAWQEETVISPEKRAFYEFHSTIFEPWDGPASLVYTDGYTIGASLDRNGLRPSRIVFTKDDRLVLSSEVGVVDIAPENVAKNERLGPGEMVMVDLQSGKISYNKEIKEYLAKAQPYQEWVDKNLVRVAEQVKTQTFDRELKEDELTQKQIAYGFTNEDVKFILEPMLKGGTEPLGSMGNDTALAVFREHSTHISQYVKQLFAQVSNPAIDPIREKAVMSLVNYLGASHSVLDHIPDHAHKLRIESPMLSTAEFEYIKNIKVKGFKSAVVDATYDNSQKDLKQALADVSIEVEEAINAGASIVILSNRAVDVDKVRIPSLLATGAVHNHLLNTQLRAKASLVVEAGDVVETHHFATLIGFGATAIYPFMAVETMLSEGDRLGESDPAKLFDQYRKAVSYGLRKILSKMGISTIQSYEWAQIFEILGLDLEVSDMCFKGTPSRISGKGFEQLEKEILEDHNIAFKSVNESPALSTGGLYQWKRDGVRHLFSPEVIHALQKSTRLGDYELFKTYQKEVDNQAKRNITLRSMFNFNSKGAINIDEVEPIENILPRFATGAMSFGSISEEAHTTIAKAMNKIGAKSNSGEGGEDAIRYEPNPDGTLSRSAIKQVASGRFGVTAHYLVNADEIQIKVAQGAKPGEGGQLPGKKVDETIGRIRHSTPGVSLISPPPHHDIYSIEDLAQLIYDLKNTNQQADINVKLVSESGVGTIAAGVAKAKADNILIAGHDGGTGASPISSVHHAGIPWEIGLAETHQTLEKNGLRKKVKLQTDGQLRSARDLAIAAILGAEEWGISTAVLVVEGCIMMRKCHLNTCPVGVATQNPALRQLFSGQVDHIVNFFQFLAQGLREVMAELGVKSVDELIGRTDLLTFDRSLAAEHAGNIDLEALLQNPFHSAEDGLSCKTENQDHELDIVIDNTLIKDAAPALDNKEKVKLEYPINNQNRTTGAMLSGQLARLHGPNGLAEDTIKVKFVGSAGQSFGAFLAHGITFNLEGEANDYVGKGLSGGRIIVSPNKKSDLVAADNIIVGNVNLYGATSGELYANGKAGERFAVRNSGATAITEGLGDHGCEYMTGGRVIVLGETGKNFAAGMSGGIAYIYVDNFDFASRCNMEMVELETPSAEDFDFIHEMINKHQRFTDSKVAFGLLDNWESAKGKFVKVIPTEYKAVLEKQKLAKKEIA, via the coding sequence ATGAAGCAAAATATAAAAAATACAGGATTATACTCTCCCGAGTTTGAGAGAGATTCGTGTGGAATAGGATTTATTGCACAGATAAAGAATAAGCCTTCACACAAGATCGTTTCGGATGGTCTCATTATGCTCGAGAAGATGGAGCACCGAGGCGGGGTAGCTGCCGATGGTGAGACAGGTGATGGCGCGGGTATCATGACGCAAGTGCCTTATGATTATTTTGGTGCAATCGCCCAAGAGGAAAACATCGTACTGCCCAAGAAAGAGCGATACGGTGTAGGGGTGCTATTTGTGCCTAAAAATCACGAAGAAGAGCAAGGTCATTTGGATATTGTCTCTCAGGCAATAGAAGAGCTTGGGTTCGAGAATCTGTGGCTCAGAAAGGTGCCCGTCAATGATAAAAAACTAGGAAGGATTGCCAAGCAGTCAGAGCCTACAATCTACCATGTGTTCGTTAAGAAGGGGAAATTAAAGGGGCTTGACCTCAATCGCGCATTGTATGTATTGAGAAAATCAATTGAGCACAAAGTTAGAGAGGTATATCCAGTGAGTGATTTTTACATCCCTTCTCTATCTTCTACGACGATCATTTTCAAAGGAGAGTTGAGAACATGGCAGATCCCAGAGTTCTATGTGGACCTGAGAGATGAGAGATACACTTCGGCGATTGCGTTGGTACATTCTAGGTTTTCTACCAACACTTTCCCAGAGTGGAGACTGGCACAGCCTTTTAGGTTCCTTGCTCACAATGGTGAGATCAATACCATCAAAGGAAACATCAACAAGATGACCGCCAAGGAAGCGCTCTTTACATGTACGAACTTTACGGAAGAGGAAATCGCCGTGCTGTCGCCGATATGCAACGGTAGATTTTCGGATTCGGCCAACCTCGATGCGATGCTTGAGCTGATGGTGATGGGTGGTACCAACATCCAGCATGCCATGGCGATGCTTGTGCCAGAAGCTTGGCAAGAAGAAACAGTCATTAGTCCAGAGAAAAGAGCATTCTATGAATTTCACTCGACGATCTTCGAACCATGGGATGGTCCTGCGTCGTTGGTGTACACGGACGGATATACGATAGGTGCTTCCCTCGACAGAAACGGATTGAGACCTTCTCGTATTGTATTCACGAAAGATGATAGACTAGTACTTAGCTCAGAAGTAGGTGTGGTTGATATCGCTCCAGAGAACGTAGCGAAGAACGAAAGATTAGGACCAGGCGAAATGGTCATGGTAGATTTGCAGTCTGGCAAGATCTCATACAATAAAGAAATAAAGGAGTATTTGGCGAAAGCCCAGCCCTATCAAGAGTGGGTGGACAAAAACTTGGTGCGTGTAGCGGAGCAGGTGAAAACACAGACTTTCGATCGAGAGTTAAAAGAGGATGAGTTGACCCAAAAGCAAATTGCATATGGGTTTACCAATGAAGACGTGAAGTTCATACTGGAGCCAATGCTTAAAGGAGGTACCGAACCGCTAGGTTCGATGGGCAACGATACAGCCTTGGCGGTATTTAGAGAGCATAGCACACATATCTCTCAATATGTGAAGCAATTGTTTGCACAGGTGTCTAACCCAGCAATCGACCCGATTCGTGAGAAAGCTGTCATGTCTCTGGTCAACTATCTCGGAGCATCACACAGTGTGTTGGATCATATCCCAGATCATGCGCATAAACTCAGAATCGAAAGCCCGATGCTTTCTACAGCGGAGTTTGAATACATCAAAAATATCAAAGTAAAAGGCTTCAAATCTGCGGTCGTCGATGCGACATATGACAATAGTCAAAAGGATCTCAAGCAGGCTTTGGCAGATGTGTCTATCGAAGTAGAGGAGGCGATCAATGCGGGAGCTAGTATTGTCATTCTGTCTAACCGTGCAGTAGATGTAGACAAAGTGAGAATCCCGTCACTTCTCGCTACAGGAGCGGTACACAATCACTTACTCAATACACAACTCCGTGCCAAAGCAAGTTTGGTTGTCGAAGCAGGGGACGTTGTAGAGACGCATCATTTTGCTACTTTGATAGGTTTTGGCGCTACGGCGATCTATCCATTCATGGCCGTAGAGACGATGCTTAGCGAGGGGGATCGCCTCGGGGAGTCTGATCCAGCCAAGCTGTTTGATCAATACAGAAAGGCTGTATCGTATGGTTTGAGAAAGATCTTGTCTAAAATGGGTATCTCAACTATCCAATCTTACGAATGGGCTCAAATATTTGAAATCCTCGGGTTGGATTTAGAAGTATCCGATATGTGTTTCAAAGGGACTCCTTCTAGAATCTCAGGAAAGGGATTCGAGCAATTGGAAAAAGAGATTCTCGAGGATCACAACATAGCATTCAAATCAGTCAACGAATCTCCAGCACTCAGCACGGGAGGGTTGTACCAGTGGAAAAGAGATGGCGTACGTCACCTTTTCTCTCCAGAGGTCATCCATGCGCTACAGAAGTCCACGAGACTCGGCGACTATGAGCTGTTCAAGACCTATCAAAAGGAAGTGGACAACCAAGCGAAGCGTAACATCACGCTGCGTAGTATGTTCAACTTCAACTCGAAGGGAGCTATCAACATAGACGAAGTAGAGCCGATAGAGAATATTTTGCCACGATTTGCGACAGGAGCGATGTCTTTCGGGTCGATCTCTGAGGAGGCACATACGACAATCGCCAAGGCGATGAATAAGATCGGCGCAAAATCCAACAGTGGAGAAGGTGGAGAGGACGCCATTCGGTACGAGCCAAACCCAGACGGTACCTTGTCTAGGTCAGCGATCAAGCAGGTTGCTTCGGGACGATTCGGTGTGACAGCTCATTACCTTGTCAACGCAGACGAAATACAAATTAAAGTTGCGCAAGGAGCGAAACCAGGAGAGGGTGGACAGCTGCCGGGCAAGAAAGTCGATGAGACCATCGGTCGTATCAGACACAGTACACCGGGTGTATCCTTGATCTCACCGCCTCCTCACCATGATATTTACTCTATCGAGGATTTGGCGCAGTTGATTTATGATTTGAAGAACACCAACCAGCAGGCAGACATCAACGTCAAGTTGGTTTCTGAATCTGGTGTAGGGACGATTGCAGCAGGTGTGGCCAAAGCAAAGGCAGACAATATCCTCATCGCTGGACACGATGGCGGTACAGGAGCATCACCGATCAGTTCGGTACACCATGCGGGCATTCCTTGGGAGATTGGTCTAGCGGAGACGCACCAGACTCTGGAAAAGAACGGCCTCAGAAAGAAAGTGAAGCTACAGACAGATGGTCAGTTGAGATCAGCACGTGATTTGGCCATTGCGGCTATCCTCGGTGCAGAGGAGTGGGGTATTTCTACTGCAGTACTCGTCGTAGAGGGCTGTATCATGATGAGAAAATGTCACTTGAACACTTGCCCAGTGGGAGTCGCGACGCAGAACCCTGCCTTGAGACAATTGTTCTCAGGTCAGGTCGATCACATTGTCAATTTCTTCCAGTTCTTGGCGCAGGGACTCAGAGAGGTGATGGCAGAGTTGGGTGTCAAATCAGTGGATGAACTGATCGGACGTACGGATTTGTTGACTTTCGATCGTTCGTTGGCAGCAGAGCATGCGGGCAACATCGATTTGGAAGCCTTGCTTCAGAATCCATTCCACTCAGCAGAAGATGGCCTGTCTTGCAAAACAGAAAACCAAGATCACGAATTGGATATCGTGATTGACAATACACTGATCAAAGATGCTGCACCAGCCTTGGACAACAAGGAGAAGGTGAAACTAGAGTATCCGATCAACAACCAAAACAGAACGACAGGTGCAATGCTATCAGGCCAATTGGCTCGTCTGCATGGGCCCAACGGACTGGCAGAAGATACCATCAAGGTGAAGTTCGTCGGATCGGCAGGACAGAGTTTTGGTGCCTTCCTCGCACACGGGATTACCTTCAACCTCGAAGGGGAAGCCAATGACTATGTAGGAAAAGGTCTGTCAGGTGGACGAATCATCGTCTCACCAAATAAGAAGTCTGATCTTGTGGCAGCAGACAACATCATCGTGGGTAACGTGAACCTATACGGAGCGACCTCTGGCGAACTCTATGCCAACGGTAAGGCTGGAGAGAGATTCGCTGTGAGAAACTCAGGCGCTACAGCCATCACCGAAGGGCTCGGAGATCACGGGTGTGAGTACATGACTGGTGGTCGTGTGATCGTACTCGGTGAGACGGGCAAAAACTTCGCTGCAGGTATGAGTGGAGGGATCGCTTACATCTATGTAGACAATTTTGACTTTGCGTCAAGATGCAACATGGAGATGGTGGAGCTAGAAACGCCAAGTGCGGAGGATTTTGATTTCATCCATGAGATGATCAACAAGCACCAGAGATTTACAGACAGCAAAGTAGCCTTTGGACTACTGGACAACTGGGAATCAGCCAAAGGCAAATTTGTCAAGGTGATCCCGACAGAGTACAAGGCAGTACTAGAGAAACAAAAGTTAGCTAAAAAAGAGATCGCATAA
- a CDS encoding carboxypeptidase-like regulatory domain-containing protein, producing the protein MKHTFFAPFLLLFAVSSLQAQELVVRGSIVDGESLEALRDVHVYVELTHGTYADIDGNFAILASIGDTLHFSSLGYQIAKIGINDSTETQNMIISLKRGTVVLDDVQINSMYQANTIIKNPRQQTMEVSGVVYNEKTEADDYHLGVAGSIFSPAEAVYRMTSKKYKQQKRVYQESQVREKQDEKYELAKKKMDEVLEIIGERLDEYYYLDFIHYSGMTLDTFSRRNVYELVQIMPNSLDRYYEYLDEKLKKEERIKNGGEQNPTFH; encoded by the coding sequence ATGAAACACACATTTTTTGCCCCCTTTCTTTTACTCTTTGCGGTGAGCAGCTTGCAAGCACAAGAGCTCGTCGTACGCGGCTCCATTGTAGATGGAGAATCCCTCGAAGCACTCCGTGATGTTCACGTCTATGTAGAGCTCACCCACGGTACCTACGCAGATATCGATGGCAACTTCGCCATCCTTGCTTCGATCGGAGACACCTTGCACTTCTCCAGCCTGGGCTATCAAATCGCCAAAATCGGAATCAACGACTCCACCGAAACGCAAAACATGATCATCAGCCTCAAACGAGGCACGGTCGTCCTCGACGATGTGCAAATCAATAGCATGTACCAAGCCAATACCATCATCAAAAATCCTCGGCAACAAACCATGGAAGTCTCAGGTGTGGTATACAATGAAAAAACGGAAGCAGATGATTATCATCTGGGTGTTGCTGGATCTATCTTTAGCCCTGCAGAAGCGGTCTACCGCATGACCAGCAAGAAATACAAACAACAAAAACGCGTCTACCAAGAATCTCAAGTCAGAGAAAAACAAGATGAGAAGTACGAGCTGGCCAAGAAAAAAATGGACGAAGTACTAGAAATCATAGGAGAACGCCTCGACGAATACTACTACCTAGACTTCATCCACTACTCAGGAATGACCTTGGACACCTTCTCACGTCGCAACGTATACGAGCTCGTTCAGATCATGCCCAACAGCCTTGACCGCTACTACGAGTATCTCGACGAAAAACTTAAAAAAGAGGAGCGCATCAAAAACGGTGGAGAGCAAAACCCAACTTTTCACTAG
- a CDS encoding AsmA-like C-terminal region-containing protein produces MKKLLIILGGGITLIVALLVLIPVLFKDDIQRAVDEAIADNINARVFYDRNGFSLSLIENFPNFTLGIDNFGIVGTAPFDQDTLVQVGSFGFEIDLMSVIKGEQIQINSILLDRPEILVLVLPDGTSNYDITKPSTETDTLPSEEGEAANFAIAIKQWAIQNANIIYVDQSSQMIATLLGLNHSGSGDFTQDNFDITTQTHVDGLSFDMEGINYLHNKTLHADLVLNMDLPNAKYTFKENKISLNDFGVGFDGYVAMPGDDIDMDLTFGGKDISIKSILSLIPGVYHEYLEGVETSGKINFTGSAKGIYNDQRLPDIKATLDVDDGKVKYAEYPIPVENLTLRTALHVPGDNMDALTFDMSKFSMLLDGETVMAQLKFSNLQNYTWNFGLHGNLDLEKLLKVVPLEGIDLKGRLTADLSTSGHMKLIDEERYDEIPAEGSLALEGFEMISEDLPQGMSIRKTHMSFTPRLITLQDFDASLGKSDIQLDGTLSNFIGYALSENETLSGTLNLTSTTFDLNEWMTDEVEETELDTTSAPLEVIRIPSQIDFKLQSKINTILYDGMKIQDLDGLITVKDEIARLNQVGFHLLDGDFIMNGTYNSVEKQPFFDFDFNIKNLSISKSYETFNTVKKLAPVAQNVEGKFSAQLKLDGNMGDDMMPIYEHLNGKGIVEIDDAALKGDNLMKALSAVSKFSGDQMEMKDVKLKVEIKEGRLYVDPFDVSMKGQKATVYGSNGLDGSLDYNINTLVKTGAAGSAINSALAQYTGGKNIVDETLLVKLKVLGSYEKPKISIAGTESTDGGSPAQSAKAAAKAEIDKQIKEAEEKAKAELEKQKKIAEAELEKQKKAAEKKAAEEIEKQKKAAEEAAEREAKKAAEEAKKKAAKALKKMF; encoded by the coding sequence TCCCCAACTTCACCTTGGGTATTGACAACTTTGGAATCGTAGGCACGGCTCCCTTTGATCAAGACACACTAGTTCAGGTAGGTTCTTTTGGGTTTGAAATCGACCTCATGTCCGTCATCAAAGGAGAACAAATCCAAATCAACAGTATCCTACTCGATCGACCAGAGATCCTTGTCCTAGTACTCCCGGATGGCACTTCCAACTACGACATCACCAAGCCTAGCACTGAGACAGACACACTTCCAAGCGAAGAAGGAGAGGCCGCCAACTTTGCTATTGCTATCAAACAATGGGCCATCCAAAACGCCAACATCATCTATGTCGACCAATCATCTCAAATGATAGCTACCCTACTTGGTCTCAACCACAGTGGAAGCGGAGATTTCACGCAAGACAACTTTGACATCACCACTCAAACCCACGTGGACGGACTCTCATTCGACATGGAAGGCATCAACTACCTCCACAACAAAACCTTACATGCAGACCTTGTGCTCAACATGGACCTGCCCAATGCCAAGTATACCTTCAAGGAAAATAAAATTTCACTCAACGATTTTGGCGTTGGTTTCGATGGCTATGTCGCCATGCCCGGTGATGACATAGACATGGATTTAACCTTTGGAGGGAAAGACATCTCTATCAAAAGCATACTCTCGCTCATTCCAGGAGTCTATCACGAATACTTGGAAGGTGTCGAGACCAGTGGCAAAATCAACTTTACAGGGTCTGCCAAAGGCATTTACAACGACCAGCGGCTCCCAGATATAAAAGCCACCCTAGATGTCGATGACGGCAAAGTAAAATATGCTGAATACCCAATCCCTGTAGAAAACCTCACCCTTCGCACTGCACTTCACGTGCCTGGAGACAACATGGATGCTTTGACTTTTGACATGTCTAAGTTCTCAATGCTCCTCGATGGAGAGACTGTCATGGCTCAACTCAAGTTTAGCAACCTCCAAAATTACACTTGGAATTTTGGTCTTCACGGAAACCTAGACCTAGAAAAACTACTGAAAGTAGTACCCCTGGAAGGCATAGACCTCAAAGGACGTCTGACTGCCGACCTAAGTACGTCCGGACACATGAAATTGATCGACGAAGAACGCTATGACGAAATTCCAGCGGAAGGAAGCCTAGCTCTCGAAGGGTTTGAGATGATCAGCGAAGATTTGCCTCAAGGCATGAGCATTCGCAAAACACACATGAGCTTCACTCCACGACTCATCACCCTACAAGATTTTGACGCGAGTCTCGGCAAAAGCGACATCCAGCTGGACGGAACACTCTCCAATTTTATCGGCTATGCCTTGAGCGAAAACGAAACACTCTCAGGCACGCTCAACCTAACTTCAACGACTTTTGACTTGAACGAATGGATGACCGACGAAGTAGAAGAAACGGAGCTTGACACTACTTCCGCACCCTTAGAAGTCATTCGTATCCCCTCCCAAATTGATTTTAAACTACAATCCAAAATCAATACGATCCTCTATGATGGCATGAAAATCCAAGATCTAGACGGGCTCATCACCGTCAAAGATGAAATCGCCCGACTCAACCAAGTCGGCTTCCACTTACTAGACGGAGACTTCATCATGAACGGCACATACAACTCCGTCGAAAAACAACCATTCTTCGACTTTGATTTCAATATCAAGAACCTTTCCATCTCCAAATCCTACGAAACCTTCAACACAGTAAAAAAACTCGCTCCAGTAGCCCAAAATGTAGAAGGCAAGTTTTCGGCCCAACTCAAACTAGATGGAAACATGGGAGATGACATGATGCCGATCTACGAACACCTCAACGGCAAAGGTATCGTAGAGATCGATGACGCAGCACTCAAAGGAGACAACCTCATGAAAGCCCTATCTGCCGTGAGTAAGTTCAGCGGAGATCAAATGGAAATGAAAGATGTTAAGCTCAAAGTAGAGATCAAAGAAGGCCGACTCTACGTGGACCCATTTGATGTCTCCATGAAGGGACAAAAAGCTACAGTCTATGGCTCCAATGGCTTGGACGGCTCGTTAGACTACAACATCAACACACTCGTCAAAACAGGTGCTGCTGGCAGTGCAATCAATTCAGCTCTCGCTCAATACACAGGAGGAAAAAATATTGTGGACGAAACACTTCTTGTAAAGCTCAAGGTCCTTGGCTCCTACGAAAAACCAAAAATCAGCATCGCAGGTACAGAATCAACAGATGGAGGCAGCCCTGCACAATCCGCCAAAGCTGCAGCCAAAGCGGAAATAGACAAGCAGATCAAAGAAGCGGAAGAAAAAGCCAAGGCCGAGTTGGAGAAACAAAAGAAAATCGCAGAAGCAGAGTTAGAAAAACAAAAAAAAGCAGCAGAAAAAAAAGCAGCAGAAGAAATAGAAAAACAGAAAAAAGCAGCGGAAGAAGCTGCTGAACGTGAGGCCAAAAAAGCAGCAGAAGAAGCCAAAAAGAAAGCCGCCAAAGCGCTCAAGAAAATGTTTTAA